TGCATTTGTTGGTAAGCAGGATACTAAAGATGATTACTTTAGATTCTATTCTTCTGATCGGCGTTTGATAGCTTTTAAAGTGTTCAATGATGCTTAGCGAGACAAACATAACAAACGCCTCAAGAGGGACTGTCAACGCGTGGCGTTTCCAGTCCCATTGAGCCGCGGTGGTTTCGGCTGTTGTGTTTGAGTTTGGTTGTAATGCGTTGTCAGCCCCTTAGGCGGGCGTTAGGATTTACTCAAGTCGACAGAAGCAGAAAGCTATAGATTTCAGATTTCTGCCTCATTTTTAAACTACCTTTTACTTAACTGATCGAATATTCCGCCTTGCGAAAAATGTTTCTTATGGGCTTCATCCCATCCAGAAAACTTATCTATGGTAAATAAGTCTAACTCTGGAAACTGCACGGAATATTTAATGGCTACGTTTTTATCCCGAGGTCTATAAAAGTTCTTGGCTGCAATTGCCTGCCCTACAGGAGAATAAAGATACTCAAGATATGCTTCAGCTATAGCACGAGTTCCTTTTTTATCAACGACTTTATCTACTATCGATACTGTTGGCTCTGCTAATATCGACGTGCTCGGAATTATTATTTCTACATTGTGATTTTCGATCTTATTAATAGCCAATAATGCTTCATTTTCCCATGTGATAAGAACATCACCAATTTTTCGCTCAATAAAGGTATTTGATGAGCCTCTAGCACCAGTATCTAGGACTTTAACATTGCTATAGATTGATTTTACAAATTGCTGGGCATAGAACTCGTCGTTGTTACTTTTTGTCAGTGCGTAGCCCCAAGCTGCTAGGTAATTCCAACGAGCTCCTCCAGAAGTTTTCGGATTTGGTGTGATGACTTCAATATTTTCTCTAGTTAAATCATCCCAATCTTGAATGTTTTTTGGGTTGCCTTTACGGACAAGAAAAACAATAGTGGATGTATATGGAGCAGAATTATGTGGTAGCCGAGATTGCCAGTCCTTTGCTATTTTTCCTGAACTAGCGATTGCATCAATGTCTTGAGCTAACGCCAAAGTTACCACATCAGATTCAATACCATTAATAACTGTTATTGCCTGTTTACCAGAGCCTCCATGAGATTGATTTATCTTGATGTTTTGCTTTTTTTGGCTTGCCCAATATGTAGCAAATGCTTGATTATACTCTTGGTATAGCTCACGAGTAGGATCATATGAGACATTGAGTAAAGTAGAATCGCTTGCAACTGCTGTGCTTCCGAAAGTGAGTGCTGTTAATGCTAAAAGTAATTTCTGCATCTTAATATCCTTATGTGCATTGTGTTTACATAAATTAGCATGATGCTTATGTATTAATTACTCATTTTCCGCAATTTAATATTCGCTTTGGTTATATGGGTGCCGTAAACCTAACAAACGCCTCAAGAGGGACTGTCAACGCGCGGCGTTTCCAGTCCCAATGAGCCGCGGTGGTTTCGGTTGTTGTGTTTGAGTTTAGTTGTTGTGCGTTGTCAGCCCCTTAGGCGGGCGTTAGGTTTCACACGGAGGTAGTGTTTGGAAGTGATAAAGTTGCCAAACAATGGCACATGCGAATGGGCTGGAATGGAAGATTATCAGCTTCTTTCTCCAAGCAGTACCATTAGTGCGATACTCACCTATATTGGAGAGCCTCCTCATGGCGACTCCTATCATAGCCTAAGTATTAATGGTAAAAAGTTCCCAGGCTATGTTTGGGGTTGCCTGTTTGCATTTTCATCTGATTCTAGGTTTTTAGTTTGTAGCTGGATGGAAAAGCTCATTGAGCGAAAAACTGTAGTTATAGACTGCATAGAAGAAAAGTACTTTATTCTCCCTACTTACATCTACATGTTTTCAGTTGAGTGGCCCTGTAGTGGTCAACTAAAATTGGCCATGGTTTTAGAGTTTTCCCAATATAATCGTTCTGATTCATTGGGAGTTAGACCACCGTTATACTGATGTGGCCTGAGTTGGCAGTAATATCCGATAATGTAGCGGGTGATCTCTTGTTGAGCCTCAGCGAAGCTACGATAACCCACAGTTGGCACCCATTCCGTCTTCAGACTTCTAAAGAAGCGCTCTATCGGCGCATTATCCCAACAGTTTCCTCGGCGAGATAAACTCTGTTTTATTTGAAAGCGCCACAGTAATTGACGGTATTTACGGCTAGTATAATGACTGCCTTGATCGCTATGGAACATGACACCTTTTGGCTTTCCGCGAGATTCATAGGCCATAGACAGCGCTTTACCTGTCAACCGACTATCAGGCGACAAAGACATTGACCAACCGATCACTTTGCGGGCAAAAAGATCGATAACGACCGCTAAATACATCCACCGATTACCAGTCCAAATATACGTAACATCGCCAGCCCAGACTTCATTTGGAGCCGTAACAGCAAATTGACGACTTAAGTGATTTGGAACGTCAATATGTTCTTGTGAAGCCTTTCTGTAACGATGCTTTGGTTCTTGGCAGCTTACTAAACCAAGAGTTCTCATTAGCTTTGTTGCTCGGTATCGGCTCAGCTTTACACCCTGATTTGTGACTATATCTGCAATGGTTCTCGCTCCCGCAGAGCCATTGCTTGCGGCGTGAGCCTCGCTAATCAAGCTGCGCAGTTTTATTGTTTCCGCATTAATTAACGCTGGGCGTTTAAGCCAGTAGTGATAACTACTTCGATGAACATTGAAGACTTCGCATAATATTTTTACGCTGTGGCTCTGCTTGAGTTTCTTGATTATCAAGAATTGTTCAGTGAGTCCGACATCAAGAGAGCCGTGGCTTTTTTTAGTATTTCATTATGCTCTTCAAGGCGAGCCAGCTTCTTTTTCAATTCCCGAATTTCTATTTGCTCAGGGGTCATAGGTGAAGCTTTAGGTGTTTTCCCTTGGCGTTCTTCTCTAAGCTGGCGAACCCATTTATCCATCGTGGACTTGCCCACATTCATGGCTTGGGCTGCTTCCGTCACTGAGTAATTTTGGTCTAAGACTAGCTGCGCTGCTTCTAACTTAAACTCTGCGCTAAATAGCCGTCTTGTACGTTTTGTCATAATGTCACCTGTTAACTTATGAGGTGATGATATCACCTCTAACTAAGTGACCAAATTCACTATGCCACTACACCCCATGTGTCGGGAGTGGGAAGTCAATGGGATAGCTTAGGCTATACGTTCACAGGGGATGAGAGCTGGCTGAACTACTGAAACCTAACAAGGCCATCAAACATCGCCCCCTTCGGGGGCTGGACTCGCAAAACACGCTCGCCGTTTATGGCAAGCGTTAGGTTTAAGGTTGTTCATGGAAATCAAAGAGTTTAGTGCCTGTAATCTCGAATCGTTGAGAAAGCTCTATTTGGACTCTAGACGAGATAGTTTCCCATGGCTCAAGTCGGATAGTTTTCGGCTAGAAGACTTCGATCGCGATAGCCAAGGTGAACGAATTTGGTTGTCTGAGGTTTTAGGTAATATTGCCGGCTTCATTTCCATTTGGGAACCTGACAATTTTATCCATCGTCTCTACATTGCAACCGAATATCAGGGTCAAGGTATTGGAAGTACGCTACTTAACGGCGCAAAAACGCAATATGGCAACTTAAGCCTTAAGTGCATGGTTCAAAACCAGAAAGCACTCAGCTTTTATATGTCACAAGGTTTTGAAATTGTGTCGCAGGTGGATGATGAATTGGGTAGTTACTACTACATGAGCTTCGGCGCACAAACCTAACAAACGCTTCAAGAGGGACTGTCAACGCATGGCGTTTCTAGTCCCACTGCGCCGCGGTGGTTATGGCTGTCGTGTTTGAGTTTAGTGGTAGTGCGTTGCCAGCCCCTTAAGCGGGCGTTAGGCAATATTTCGTGAGCTTCAGAAGGAAATCAATGTCAGAACATTCAGCAATCGTGACTTGGAAACGTAAAGATTCCGAAGCTTTCACTGATAATCAGTACAGTCGTGCTCATATTTGGGAGTTCGATGGTGGTTCAAAGATATTAGCTTCAGCATCGCCTCATGTTGTACCACTTCCCTTGTCTGTTGAAGCTCATGTAGATCCGGAAGAGGCATTTGTTGCGGCATTATCAAGCTGTCATATGTTGGTCTTCCTATCTATTGCAGCAAAGCAAAGATATCTTGTTGAAAGTTATACAGACAATGCCATTGGTATTTTAGGGAAGAATAGCAAAGGTAAAACCTCAGTAACTAAGGTTGTACTGCGACCTCAAGTTATCTTTTCTGGCGCTCCCAAGCCCACGTTACAGCAACTTGAGAAGATGCATCATTTGGCGCATGAAAATTGTTTCATTGCTAATTCGGTGGAAACGGAAGTCGTAACGGAAATTATTGCCTAACAAACGCCTCAAGAGGGACTGTCAACGCGTGGCGTTTCCAGTCCCATTGAGCCGCGGTGGTTTCGGTTGTTGTGTTTGAGTTTGGTTGTTATGCGTTGTCAGCCCCTTAGGCGGGCATTAACTGGCAAAATGGAAATGCCAAAAGCATCTGAGCAAAAGGAGTTTGCAAATGTTTCGTTGTGGGCAATGCCGTCATTTCGAAAGAGCTAAAAATAATCTCAAGGATCTTTGTGGTGCTTGGGAACAACCTACGACTGCAACGCGTGAAGCTTGTGGATTTTTCATGCTCAGAAAACCAGCCCGAGATGTGAAAACACCAAACGAAGAGTAGAGTAATCTTCTTTGTTTTGGTTAAAAGTGCAGTGAAAATCATAAGCACTGGCCAGTTAACAAACGCCTCAAGCGGGACTGTCAACGCGCGGCGTTTCCAGTCCCATTGAGCCGCGGTGGTTTCGGTTGTTGTGTTTGAGTTTAGTGGTAATGCGTTGCCAGCCCCTTAGGCGGGCGTTAGCTCTCTTTCAAAGTTCATCGTGGAGTCCAAAAAACTAAGCTGGATTTGAAATTTTTTTAGCGATATTTCAGGAGATAGTATGAGCACAAGGTTTTGTGAAAAGTGTGGGAAGAACACTGAACATAAAGAAGTGATGAAGCAAAAGCCATCAAAGTACGGTAAGTCCAAAAGAGAGCAGTTCAAAGCATTTCTAGATGGATTTTTTAGTAGTTCGGCAGCCTCTTTACCTGGTGGCATTTCGTTAGAATTAACAGATAGATATGTTGTTTGTGCTATTTGTGGCAGCGCAACTTTAGAAAATCATGGTGAACAATTTCAGTAACTTATTCGCTAAGCAGAGAGCTAACAAACGCCTCAAGAGGGACTGTCAACGCGCGGCGTTTCCAGTCCCAATAGGCTGCGGTGGTTACGGCTGTTGTGTTTGAGTTTAGTGTTATGCGTTGCCAGCCCCTTAGGCGGGCGTTAGTTTCTATCTAGAAAAAATCATCAGAAGCTCAAGCTCAATGGTCTGAAAAATCAGCCTTTAGTGTTCAAGTTGCATAATTAGGCTTTTGAGTTTTTCTTGATGCTGCTTTGGTAGAACGCGTTAAAAGTTCAGCAATTTCAAGGTCGCTGAAAACCAATAAGCCTCGATGCTTCAACGTTGTTGGATGCCCAACACTGGAAGTTTGGTTTTACAAAAGCGGTATCATCGCTGTACCTGCGTTTTCTTTTTCGTGGATTTTTATCGCGACCAACTTAACCTTGATCGCTTTGAGTTTTGGCAGCTCACTTCACAGCTTTTGGCGTTGGACGTGTGTTTGCTCGATGCATTTGCATAAAATAACTTTCAAGAACATGTGTTTAAAAAATTATTGCTAAACAATAGGCTACGAAACTAACAAACGCCTCAAGAGGGACTGTCAACGCGTGGCGTTTCCAGTCCCATTGAGCCGCGGTGGTTACGGTTGTTGTGATTGAGTTTAGTGGTAATGCGTTGCCAGCCCCTTAGGCGGGCGTTAGGTTTTTAATTCAATTTCGCTGTATTATATTCTATAAATCGATTCGGAGGTTTATATGAAATTTATCGCTATATTGTTCACTATATTATCATTGGTGGGTTGTAACAGTTGCTATAAAACAAGAGAAGCAGCGTGGGCTGCTTGTAACTCTAAATACAATGATAAATGCTATTTTTTGGGTAAAGACTACCAAGTTTGTAGTGATGGCAGCGAGCAGCACTATGATAGCGACAGAAGACGCTCTTTGAACGATACCTATTGCGAATCGGGTGAATGCGATCCAGACTATGATATTTAAGGCTTATTAATGAGAGTTATTTACAAATTTATATCCACGCTCTAATTTATAATATTTATAAATCAAGTGGTTATTGGGTATGTTTTAATGGTTATTACTAATAGGCTACATTTCCCAAAGTGCTAATTTATCGATTGCAATGTTTTTATTGTGCTTTTAATAATTCTTCGTCTGCTAAAGCTAAACGAGCTGACGAATTTATGAATTAAAAATATAAAGGCAAGTTTACTATACATAGAAATAAATATTGCTTATTAACGACATACAAAAAACATTAAAACGCGTATAAAAAGTGGACGTATTAAGAAGAACAGGTATTAATATGAAACATATAAGCAAGATCTGAGTATTCAGGACCTGAGTTCAATGTTTGGACGTCAAACTGGTGGAATAGGGGCACGTCTGCGGAAATTAGGTCTAATGGCATAAACTTAGTATCAAGTTTGAAGTGCAACGATCAGCGATAATATCCAACAAAACATTCCTCCGGAGTTTGAAAGCCAAGACGAGCTCTGGGTCTGTTGTTAAGTTTGTGGGCAATCGCGTTGCACTTTGCTTGAGTAAGTGTCGCCATCGAGGTGCCTTTGTGGAGATATTGTCGGATAAGGCCGTTGGTATTTTCATTGGTTCCTCGTTCCCAAGAGTGGTGTGGGTTAGCAAAATAAAATCGAGTATCGGTGGCGGCTTCAATAAGCTCATATTGGTTAAACTCAGTGCCATTATCGGCGGTAATGGTGGTAAACAGGCCATCAAATCGACTCATAAGCTGAATGGTTCGCTGGTTAAGTGATGCGGTTATTCGGTCGTCCATTTGCCCAATCAGGGTGTAGCCGGTCATGCGCTCAACGAGTGTCACGATGCAGTGTTTAGAGCCTTTCCCCATAACCGTATCAATTTCCCAGTGTCCACGCGTTTTACGTGTTTCGACACTTTTGGGTCGTTCTGAGATATGTCGTTTATTGGCGAGCCTTCCGCGACTATCGTAGGCAGCGTAACGCTTGCGCCGCTGTTTGGTTGATTGTCGGAGGTGCTTCCAAAGCGTGCCTCCATTGGCTTTATCTCGCCAGATGTACTGGTAAATGGACTCATGGCTAATGGTCGGCTGTTTATATCGTTTCATTCTTCCGACCACTTGAGCAGGACTCCAGTCTTTTTTAATAAAGTGCACGACTTGGTTATATTGCTGCTGAGTAATACGCTGATTGCGCCTAGATTTACTGCGCCTTGTCCGAGTGCGTTGGTCGGCTTTGAAAGCGCGGTATGCTCCATCGTAAGCACAACGGTTGCGAGCAATTTCGCGAGAAATCGTACTCTTATGTCGCCCAGTGAGTTTGGCGATATGGGTATAGCTTAGACCTTGCTTTTTATAAGCAGCGATTGTATATCTCTCACCCTCGGTGAGCTGTTTATAAGTCATTCTTTTTCACTTCTTGGCGGGAGGAAAAATAGGGATTATGACGGCTCACCGTTTTATTTTTTAGTGTTGCACTTAGTATATGAATCCAAGACACCTAACAAACGCCTCAAGAGGGACTGCCAACGCGCGGCGTTTCCAGTCCCAATGAGCCGAAGTGGTTACGGTTGTTGTGTTTAAGTTTTGTGGTAATGCGTTGCCAGCCCCTTAGGCGGGCGTTAGGTGTGTAGTATTCACAGTTTTGCTTTATTTTTGTTGATGCATTTCCCTTGATTATGTATAAGTCGTTTTGAAAATAACCTTTAACACCATGATTACATTAGTTTTTGCCAACCTTTAATAACATGGAGAATAAAGGTGGAAAAAAGTAACGAGAAAGTACAGTTGCTAGTAAATGCTATTCGGTTTCGTAAACCCTACACGGCTAATGATTTTCAAGTAACAGCATCTGAGCTGAAAGTGAAAAAAGAGAGTTATCACTTAAGTAAAATCAAGAGTATTGAACTGAAGCGTCTTGGCTTCAAAGATAACGTGGTTAAAGTGACAACATACGCCATTTTACTGTCAGCAGCGACTTGGGCTTTTGTACCTGAGTTTGGTTTTTTTGCGCTCATAATTGCTCTGATTTTGGCTTTGGTTTCGATGAGAAAGTATGAGTTGAAAGTAGAGTTTAAAGGTACAGATGAAACGGGTGATTACTGGGTATCAATAGCTCGTTGTTGGACGGAAGATGAATTTCATATTCTAGAGAATATTTATACTGAACTGAAAAGCAGAATCTAGCACAGAGGCTCGTCAATTTTGGCGAGCTTTTGAGTTTATGGTCCCGCACCTAACAAACGCCTCAAGAGGGACTGTCAACGCGTGGCGTTTCCAGTCCCATTGAGTCGCGGTGGTTACGGTTGCTGTGTTTGAGTTTGGTTGTTATGCGTTGTCAGCCCCTTAGGCGGGCGTTATGTTCACAAGATGGATAGTAAAAATGGATGAGAAAGTACTAATAGCTTTTGGTGTTTTGGGCGGTGTTTCACTCCTCAGTTTTGTGTTGTTCTATATAAATAAAAACGCACAGTTTAAGAGGAAATACTATCCATTATTCTCTGTCGTAACGGGTGCTTTATTTTTGTTCATTGTATATTTGCAGGGCTTTGTTAATCATCAATTCTGGATGGTAATTGTTCCCATTGTTTCTCTAATAACTTTTATGAACATACGTGGTGCTAAGTTTTGCGATAACTGTGGGAAATCAAACTTTGGGCAATCATTAAAAGATAGAAAAATCGAATGCCCCAGATGTGGGCATACTATTTGAGTAATGTGAACATAACAAGGCGTTTAAGGCGGATTCACAACGCTTGGCGATTTCAGTTCCAGTCAGGTTAAGTGTTGGTTTAAGTTTGATGGTTAGCGTTGTTCACCACTTAACGCGGCGTTAACTTACCAGAACGCCATTTTCTTTACTAAATCAATGGTATATGTATTATTGGTGTCGAACAGATATCGTAGGAAACGCTAATGATTGAAATGTTGATTGAAAATAAAGAATGGCTTTTCTCGGGAGCAGGAATGGCATTGATTGCAGCTATAGGTTCAAGGGTATTTAAGTCACACCCTGCACCTACCGAAACCAAGATTATAGTTGCGACTCAAGCAAATCAAGATGCGAAGAGCGATACTGAAATTGATTCAGAAGTAAGTCGAATTGCTATGCGTTTTGTAAAAACGTTAGACTTAATGAATGAAGGCAGGGAGTATTCAAAATACACAATTGCTCAGTTAGCTCAAGTAATGAAACTACATAAGGTTAGTGAGTTAGAAGGCGTCTTTCGAGGAAAAGAAGAACCAACATTTGAGTTTGTAGATCATTTTGCGAATACATTCGGAGTAAATAGAGATTGGCTTTTAGAGGGTAAAAATAGCCCATTTAGCAACAATGACCAGACTATGAGTGAGCCTCATTGGTATTTAGATGAAATTAAACAAACCAAACCTCTGCGTGTATTCTTTGTCCGAGAAGATAGCAGTAAAGCTCGTGCGTTTTTACTACTCAAAATTGATGATTTTAAATACAAAATATTACATCGGACCTGGCATATAAGTGATGAAGTAGGGGCTGGTGGCAGACGCCAACTTGTTAGCTTTTATGAATTGATAAAATCATTGCGTGATAAGCAACGTTATAGCTCTAGATGCGGAGGTTTAACGTTAAGCTGTGATGACTTTAGCTGCTTACTATCCGGTGAAAAATATCCAGGTACTTTTGTAGGCATTGGCTACAGAGAAGATCCTTGGTGGGATGATTTTACCGACATTCATCACCGATACCCGATTGCGGAAAACTATGAGTCATGGCATGGGCGAAGCTTTATCAAAGCACAAAATATTGTTCGTGAAAAACTCGCTGAAGAGTAACTTAGTATCAAGTTTGAAGTGCAACGATCAGCGATAATATCCAACAAAACATTCCTCCGGAGTTTGAAAGCCCAGACGAGCTCTGGGTCTGTTGTTAAGTTTGTGCGCAATCGCATTGCACTTTGCTTGAGTAAGTGTCGCCATCGAGGTGCCTTTGGGCAGATATTGTCGGATAAGTCCGTTGGTATTTTCATTGGTTCCTCGCTCCCAAGAGTGGTGTGGGTTAGCAAAATAAAATCGAGTATCGGTGGCGGCTTCAATAAGCTCATATTGGTTAAACTCAGTGCGATTATCGGCGGTTATGCCGTGATTGTACGTCTCTCACTGTTTTATTTTTAATATTGCACTTAGTATATGAATCTAAGCGTTCTTGCTGACCACTATTTACCCAAATCGTTATGGTAGATGTCTGCCAATTTATCGCTATCTGGAGTCTGTATGCTGAGTAAAGAGAAGACAGGACTTATTCTGGTTGATATTCAAGGCAAGCTTGCTCGCACTGTAGTTGAGAGTAATGAACTGATCGAGCAGTGTCAGAAGCTAATTCAAGGTGTACAAGCGTTGGGGATGCCAATCCTCTGGTTAGAACAGAATCCGGATAAATTAGGGGATACGGTGGAGGAAATACGCAAACATCTTCCTAATCTCAACCGTATTATCAAATACACGTTTGATGCTAGCCAAGAACCCCAGTTTATTCATGCAATTCAGGCTACTGGGCGCACTTCTTGGCTGGTAGCGGGAATTGAAGCCCATATCTGTGTTTATCAAACCATTAGCCATTTGAAGCGGCTAGGCTACGACATGCATTTAGTGATTGACTGCATTTCATCTCGACTCAAAGCGAATAAATCGTTAGCGATAGATAAACTGGCGAAGCAAGGCGTGCCGATGACAGGGGTTGAGATGTGTCTTTATGAACTGGTGCAAGATTGTCGAGCTCCCGAATTCAAAACGATCTTGAACCTCATCAAATAATCAGCACCCCCTCCCCAAATTATAATCCTGCTAGGCAAGCAACGTTCTAGTGGAATATGTTAACTGATGACAAGCTCGCCATTTTCATCGATGTATAGATGAGCTTGGCTGTTTTCAATGAGCTCGACTGCGCTGATTGGGGTGACAGGAAACAGCTCTCCTTTAGCATGAAACACAGGCTCGTCCCAAAAACTGTCCTTATAGCTACCAGCTTGATCAAATTGAATGAGAACTTTCATGGCATCTTCCTAAATAAGACAAGGTGAGTACACTAACAATAGGAAAGTTTGGCATGTTGCGTAAGTGTTAAAATTAACAAGTTAAGGTTGCTGATTTGCAAGTGACGAATGACTAATGATGGGCTAGTCATTTCAATGTATTGATTTAAAAATTTTTTCATCTCCCATTTGGCGCTGGGCAATACAGTGGTTGCGTCAGTGGTGGTGGGGGCTGAGGGATGTTTTCAGAGCTACGAAGCCGTTTCATCAATAAAGAGATATCGAGTCAAAGTTAAAAAACATCTGTTGATTCATTGTGTTATCAAAGGAAAAATGTGTAGTTTTAAAGATATTGAACTTTGATATCCAGCATTCTCTGACGCAGGAAGAAATATGTCCGCCACACATCAACGCAAACTACTCTCCGTCATCACCGCTCTAGGCTGTTTATCTTTTGCGGTGAATGCCGCCGTTGAATCCCTTCCTGTTGTGGGAAGTGTCTATAACTCTGCCCACGTTTTTAAGCACCAAATTACGAACTCGGTGGGTTATTCGACGATTGTAACGCGTGATACTGCGCTCTTTACTATTGCGGGTGTCACGTTAGATAGCTACATCTTGGCTCTTCCACTAGATGTTAAAACCAAAACTCGGGTGATTGCACAAATCTCTGACCCATCTTATGCAATTCCGCTTGGCTATTTTCTCTATCAGTATTACGACCGTTATAGCGGAATGTCGGCAGAGGATGAATTTAAGCAATATGTATCGAAAGTGTATGACCATCAAACGTTGAAAGGTTTTGAACACAGTCTATTTGCACTTGATAAACCGCTTAGTACACAGCAAAACCAGCATAGTAAAGACCAAGCTCATCAAGAAGGGATTAAAGTGGATAGTCAATTCATTGCGACTATGGTGCGCTTATATGATGCATTGGTGCAGATTGGTGAGTGGCGCGATCTGAAACAACTGCCTGCACAATATCAATACTTATCGGATACACCAGCTGACCAAGCATTAGTTACGAAAATTCAGCCTCAGGTGATGGATATTTTGCGCCAAACGGCCAATGTGATGGACGAGGGTGAAATGAAAAACGCGCTGTTAAGCGTGTTAGAAGACGCTAAACCGGAAAATGCCGAGAAAGTGAATAATAAAGCACAGGCGATCACCGTTAGCTTGATTGATTTTGTGCGTCTGAACGTTTTAAAGGGTTATCGTCAGTTTCTCTATCAAAAAGAGCGTACAGAGCGTTTACAAGAGTGGCTTACCAAACAGTTGAGTGATGACCCTCAACAAGTGATCGCATTCTTGCAATCGCAACAGCAACGTCGTTTGGCTGTTCAAATTACGGTGGATGGCTTGCAACAGGGACTATTAGAAGGCTTGGTGGATCCGAAAAAGCCATTCATTCAAGTCGCTTACCAACAACATCTTGATGCGGTTAAACGTAATCATTCATCGCATTTTGCAAAACCAGAGCATGAACAGCAGGTCAGATTCATGCATTTACTCTCTGAGCAGCCTTACCATGATCCTCACTACTTGCCATTTTTCAAACAGCTCTATCAGAACTATCGATCGAGTATTGTGCAGGTTGGCATTTCTTCAACACCAACGATCAGTGTAAGGAATCTTCCGATTATAAAAACCGGTGCGAAAGTC
This genomic window from Vibrio metoecus contains:
- a CDS encoding sulfate ABC transporter substrate-binding protein, with the translated sequence MQKLLLALTALTFGSTAVASDSTLLNVSYDPTRELYQEYNQAFATYWASQKKQNIKINQSHGGSGKQAITVINGIESDVVTLALAQDIDAIASSGKIAKDWQSRLPHNSAPYTSTIVFLVRKGNPKNIQDWDDLTRENIEVITPNPKTSGGARWNYLAAWGYALTKSNNDEFYAQQFVKSIYSNVKVLDTGARGSSNTFIERKIGDVLITWENEALLAINKIENHNVEIIIPSTSILAEPTVSIVDKVVDKKGTRAIAEAYLEYLYSPVGQAIAAKNFYRPRDKNVAIKYSVQFPELDLFTIDKFSGWDEAHKKHFSQGGIFDQLSKR
- a CDS encoding IS3-like element ISVch4 family transposase (programmed frameshift) — encoded protein: MTKRTRRLFSAEFKLEAAQLVLDQNYSVTEAAQAMNVGKSTMDKWVRQLREERQGKTPKASPMTPEQIEIRELKKKLARLEEHNEIPKKSHGSLDVGLTEQFLIIKKLKQSHSVKILCEVFNVHRSSYHYWLKRPALINAETIKLRSLISEAHAASNGSAGARTIADIVTNQGVKLSRYRATKLMRTLGLVSCQEPKHRYRKASQEHIDVPNHLSRQFAVTAPNEVWAGDVTYIWTGNRWMYLAVVIDLFARKVIGWSMSLSPDSRLTGKALSMAYESRGKPKGVMFHSDQGSHYTSRKYRQLLWRFQIKQSLSRRGNCWDNAPIERFFRSLKTEWVPTVGYRSFAEAQQEITRYIIGYYCQLRPHQYNGGLTPNESERLYWENSKTMANFS
- a CDS encoding GNAT family N-acetyltransferase, producing the protein MEIKEFSACNLESLRKLYLDSRRDSFPWLKSDSFRLEDFDRDSQGERIWLSEVLGNIAGFISIWEPDNFIHRLYIATEYQGQGIGSTLLNGAKTQYGNLSLKCMVQNQKALSFYMSQGFEIVSQVDDELGSYYYMSFGAQT
- a CDS encoding OsmC family protein, which encodes MSEHSAIVTWKRKDSEAFTDNQYSRAHIWEFDGGSKILASASPHVVPLPLSVEAHVDPEEAFVAALSSCHMLVFLSIAAKQRYLVESYTDNAIGILGKNSKGKTSVTKVVLRPQVIFSGAPKPTLQQLEKMHHLAHENCFIANSVETEVVTEIIA
- a CDS encoding DUF645 family protein codes for the protein MPNTGSLVLQKRYHRCTCVFFFVDFYRDQLNLDRFEFWQLTSQLLALDVCLLDAFA
- a CDS encoding IS30 family transposase encodes the protein MTYKQLTEGERYTIAAYKKQGLSYTHIAKLTGRHKSTISREIARNRCAYDGAYRAFKADQRTRTRRSKSRRNQRITQQQYNQVVHFIKKDWSPAQVVGRMKRYKQPTISHESIYQYIWRDKANGGTLWKHLRQSTKQRRKRYAAYDSRGRLANKRHISERPKSVETRKTRGHWEIDTVMGKGSKHCIVTLVERMTGYTLIGQMDDRITASLNQRTIQLMSRFDGLFTTITADNGTEFNQYELIEAATDTRFYFANPHHSWERGTNENTNGLIRQYLHKGTSMATLTQAKCNAIAHKLNNRPRARLGFQTPEECFVGYYR
- a CDS encoding helix-turn-helix domain-containing protein gives rise to the protein MIEMLIENKEWLFSGAGMALIAAIGSRVFKSHPAPTETKIIVATQANQDAKSDTEIDSEVSRIAMRFVKTLDLMNEGREYSKYTIAQLAQVMKLHKVSELEGVFRGKEEPTFEFVDHFANTFGVNRDWLLEGKNSPFSNNDQTMSEPHWYLDEIKQTKPLRVFFVREDSSKARAFLLLKIDDFKYKILHRTWHISDEVGAGGRRQLVSFYELIKSLRDKQRYSSRCGGLTLSCDDFSCLLSGEKYPGTFVGIGYREDPWWDDFTDIHHRYPIAENYESWHGRSFIKAQNIVREKLAEE
- a CDS encoding isochorismatase family protein — encoded protein: MLSKEKTGLILVDIQGKLARTVVESNELIEQCQKLIQGVQALGMPILWLEQNPDKLGDTVEEIRKHLPNLNRIIKYTFDASQEPQFIHAIQATGRTSWLVAGIEAHICVYQTISHLKRLGYDMHLVIDCISSRLKANKSLAIDKLAKQGVPMTGVEMCLYELVQDCRAPEFKTILNLIK